Proteins encoded together in one Catellatospora citrea window:
- a CDS encoding endonuclease/exonuclease/phosphatase family protein, which produces MSLRVVSYNVHSLRDDLSALSAVVRGLAPDVLIVQEAPRRWRWRTKCADLAASFGMFMAAGGMPSLGNVIMTSLRVRVLDQWCMRYPLTPGRHMRGACFARLEVPGRAPFVVVGSHLSTDDAERPAQAALLKPALVLDDPVIVGLDLNECPDGSSWQLLTDRLADAAALADREDRHTFPTPNPTRRIDAILLDPRLELAGYRVVTSDEADRASDHYPLVVDLV; this is translated from the coding sequence ATGTCTCTGCGGGTTGTCTCGTACAACGTGCATTCGCTGCGGGACGACCTTTCCGCGCTGTCCGCGGTGGTGCGGGGGCTGGCGCCGGATGTGCTGATCGTGCAGGAGGCGCCCCGGCGGTGGCGGTGGCGGACGAAGTGCGCGGATCTGGCGGCCTCGTTCGGGATGTTCATGGCTGCGGGGGGTATGCCCAGCCTGGGTAATGTGATCATGACCAGCCTGCGGGTGCGGGTGCTGGACCAGTGGTGCATGCGCTATCCGCTGACGCCGGGGCGGCACATGCGGGGGGCGTGTTTCGCGCGGCTGGAGGTGCCGGGTCGGGCGCCGTTCGTGGTGGTGGGGTCGCACCTGTCGACCGACGACGCGGAGCGCCCCGCGCAGGCGGCCCTGCTCAAGCCCGCGCTGGTGCTGGACGACCCGGTCATCGTGGGCCTGGACCTCAACGAGTGCCCGGACGGCAGCTCGTGGCAGCTGCTCACCGACCGGCTGGCCGACGCCGCGGCGCTGGCCGACCGCGAGGACCGACACACCTTCCCGACCCCGAACCCGACCCGCCGGATCGACGCGATCCTCCTGGACCCACGCCTGGAGCTGGCCGGATATCGGGTGGTCACGTCGGACGAGGCAGACCGGGCCAGCGACCACTACCCCTTGGTCGTGGACCTCGTCTAG
- a CDS encoding ROK family glucokinase translates to MALTIGVDIGGTKVLGGVVDPDGTVVATCRRDTPAGDVAATRDVIIDVVKDLSAEHKVDAVGIGAAGWIDATRSTVLFAPNLAWRDEPLRDYVAKAVNLPVVVENDANVAAWAEFRYGAAADAEDSMVMFTVGTGIGGGIVLGGGLVRGAHGIAAEIGHMLAVPDGHVCGCGRHGCIEQYASGNALVRFARAGAQAEPERAALLLGKADGKVENITGPIVTAAAQAGDEVAIDAFTQIGYWLGQGLADLVQILDPQVLVVGGGVIDAGDLLMTPARQSYLDSLAQRGRLPVAELRAAKMGNVAGLVGAADLARL, encoded by the coding sequence GTGGCACTCACCATCGGCGTGGACATCGGTGGCACCAAGGTGCTTGGCGGTGTGGTCGATCCTGACGGCACCGTCGTCGCGACATGTCGTCGCGACACCCCGGCCGGCGACGTCGCCGCGACCCGGGACGTGATCATCGATGTGGTGAAGGATCTGTCCGCCGAGCACAAGGTGGACGCGGTCGGCATCGGCGCCGCCGGATGGATTGACGCGACCCGGTCGACGGTGCTGTTCGCACCGAATCTGGCCTGGCGTGACGAACCGCTGCGCGACTATGTCGCCAAGGCGGTCAACCTGCCCGTGGTGGTGGAGAACGACGCGAACGTGGCCGCGTGGGCGGAGTTCCGCTACGGCGCGGCGGCCGACGCCGAGGACTCGATGGTGATGTTCACCGTCGGCACCGGCATCGGCGGCGGCATCGTGCTCGGCGGCGGTCTCGTGCGCGGCGCGCACGGCATCGCGGCCGAGATCGGCCACATGCTCGCGGTGCCCGACGGCCACGTCTGCGGGTGCGGCCGGCACGGCTGTATCGAGCAGTACGCCAGCGGCAACGCCCTGGTCCGCTTCGCCCGCGCGGGAGCGCAGGCCGAGCCGGAGCGAGCGGCACTGCTGCTGGGCAAGGCCGACGGCAAGGTGGAGAACATCACCGGTCCGATCGTGACCGCGGCGGCGCAGGCCGGCGACGAGGTGGCGATCGACGCGTTCACGCAGATCGGATACTGGCTGGGCCAGGGTCTGGCCGACCTGGTCCAGATCCTCGACCCGCAGGTGCTGGTGGTCGGCGGCGGCGTCATCGACGCCGGCGACCTGCTGATGACCCCCGCCCGCCAGTCGTACCTGGACAGCCTCGCCCAACGAGGCCGCCTGCCCGTGGCCGAACTCCGCGCCGCCAAGATGGGCAACGTCGCCGGCCTGGTCGGTGCCGCGGACCTCGCCCGCCTCTAG